One genomic segment of Actinomycetota bacterium includes these proteins:
- a CDS encoding adenylosuccinate synthase, producing the protein MPGTVVVGTQWGDEGKGKLTDLLAKEMSMVVRYQGGHNAGHTIVVDGEAFALQLVPSGVLYPFITPVIGNGVVVDPGVLLDEVDMLTARGVDCSRLRVSGNAHLIMPYHRELDRVTERYLGKARLGTTKRGIGPAYADKAARVGLRVQDLLDPKIFREKLDVVLKEKNLILAKVYNRLALRADDIAAQYLEELAPRIEPMISDTVDLVHRALEAGQHVLFEGAQATFLDLDQGTYPFVTSSNPCAGGACTGAGVGPRDIQRIIGIAKAYVTRVGAGPFPTELFDEQGELLVERGHEFGTNTGRRRRTGWFDAVMLRHAVRLNSLTEVALTKLDVLDVFDTLKVCVAYEADGERYEHVPYHQSVLHKVTPIYEELPGWHADLTEATSLADLPQAARDYVEFLAAQAGVPVSLVGVGPGREQFVHFAA; encoded by the coding sequence GTGCCCGGAACCGTGGTCGTCGGTACCCAGTGGGGCGACGAGGGCAAGGGCAAGCTCACCGACCTCCTCGCCAAGGAGATGTCGATGGTCGTCCGGTACCAGGGCGGCCACAACGCGGGGCACACCATCGTCGTCGACGGTGAGGCGTTCGCGCTCCAGCTCGTCCCGAGCGGCGTCCTCTATCCGTTCATCACCCCGGTCATCGGAAACGGCGTGGTGGTCGACCCCGGGGTGCTGCTCGACGAGGTCGACATGTTGACCGCCCGTGGCGTCGACTGCAGCCGGTTGCGGGTGAGCGGCAACGCCCACCTGATCATGCCGTACCACCGGGAGCTCGACCGGGTGACCGAGCGCTATCTGGGCAAGGCGCGGCTGGGCACGACGAAGCGGGGAATCGGCCCGGCCTACGCGGACAAGGCGGCGAGAGTGGGCCTGCGCGTACAGGACCTGCTCGACCCGAAGATCTTCCGCGAGAAGCTCGACGTCGTCCTGAAGGAGAAGAACCTCATCCTCGCCAAGGTGTACAACCGCCTCGCGCTGCGCGCCGACGACATCGCCGCGCAGTACCTCGAAGAGCTGGCGCCGCGCATCGAGCCGATGATCTCCGACACCGTCGACCTGGTGCACCGGGCGCTCGAGGCGGGCCAGCACGTGCTGTTCGAGGGCGCGCAAGCCACGTTCCTCGACCTCGACCAGGGCACGTATCCGTTCGTCACGTCGTCGAACCCGTGTGCGGGAGGCGCTTGCACGGGCGCCGGCGTCGGCCCACGCGACATCCAGCGCATCATCGGGATCGCCAAGGCGTACGTGACGCGCGTCGGCGCGGGGCCGTTCCCGACCGAGCTGTTCGACGAGCAGGGTGAACTGCTCGTCGAGCGAGGCCACGAGTTCGGCACCAACACCGGTCGACGCCGGCGCACCGGCTGGTTCGACGCGGTCATGTTGCGGCACGCGGTCCGGCTCAACAGCCTCACCGAGGTCGCGCTGACGAAGCTCGACGTGCTCGACGTGTTCGACACGCTGAAGGTGTGCGTTGCCTACGAGGCCGACGGCGAGCGCTACGAGCACGTGCCCTACCACCAGTCGGTGCTGCACAAGGTCACACCGATCTACGAGGAGCTACCGGGTTGGCATGCCGACCTCACGGAGGCGACGTCGCTTGCCGACCTGCCTCAGGCCGCGCGCGACTACGTCGAGTTCCTCGCCGCACAGGCCGGCGTGCCGGTCAGCCTGGTCGGGGTCGGCCCCGGCCGGGAGCAGTTCGTCCACTTCGCAGCATGA